The window CCTATGAACCCAGACAGGAACACATTGTTGAATCCTAATGGTTAATTAGGATGCAGATTTGCTCtgcaatgttaaaaaaacacttgaccACCTACTTAATGTAACTATGTCGCTTCACACAACACTCCCTGTATTTCACCATGCAGCAGATTATATTGCTTTTTACACCCAGCTGATTTAACCCATTTAGGACATGGCTGAGTTATGGTGGGGCGTAAAACAACATGGTGGTAACTCTAAATGGAATTTATGAAATATTGCCCATCAGCAAGTGTACTCCAGTCTATGGATAAACATGTAGTGACTGTATTGCAGGGACCAACGTAAAAAACGCAAAGGAAAGCAACCCAGCTATATAGTTTAACAACTGAGGACTGCACCTTATTTTGGACAGGTTTTAAAGCGTTCGTAGCACAGAGACAAGCATTCCACTCACACTTTAAAGTCATCAATCGACTTCAGACCTGCAGCTGTGAGGCAACGCTGGCAGACTTCACACCACCCTGCGGACCAAAAGAACTCTACGTATAATTCTCTAAACATCAGGCACATAAAAAGCTACACGGTTGCTATATTGTGCGCACACGTGACCTTCAGCTGAGATGTTTCCCTCTCCTAATGCCTGGACTCCTCCGAGTCCCTTTTTtggaacccccacccccccctttgagAGCAATCATTGACCCTTAATGCTGTTGGCTCACTGATATTTCATACCTATTGTGGCTCTGGGCAGCATCTTGGCTGCCGTTTCCCAACAACACCTGGGCTGCCCGGCTTTGATCCAACAATCTCAGATGAATAAGTGTTTGTTCAGTTGCTTATTGCTGTCTGCAAGTCCTCTAGCTTTGATGTTTTGTCAAACTGGTTGGGCGAGTCCCTCAGCTCAAATGCAAGCCTCACCTCATCCTGTCTGTAGCCATAGAGAGTGGATTTCAGAGGAATCTTCAGGGGGTGTTTCCCTAACAGTGCAGTGTTGGAAAAACATGGAGCCATTTTACAGATGTATTTGTTGGCGAGATTAGATCCACTGTAACACCAAGCTGTAAAATTCTCTTTGACCAGAGTGAGGtcaaagagagagtgagaggaacAGTGAGGAGCTGGCTGGGAACCGACCAGTAGGCATTTATAAGATCCAGCCAAATAAGGTGGGGGTCTCGTTTGCTGCGCTTTCTCCATATCTATAAAAACCTGGGATTCTTAATCTTCTTCTACTCCACGTTGACGGGATCGATGGGAATATCCACACCCATAAACTCCCATGAAAACGTCAGCAGCCAGCCGCAGTTACCCTATGGGGTATGGCGTTGGGCCCCGGGCTGCCCTTGCTGGCTCTACAGCCAGTTACTGCAGCCCATTTGGGATTGTTGCTGCTGAACTGATGATTGCTCTGGTGAGCAAGGCCCTGATAACCCTGGGGACTCTGCCTTTGGTCGTCCCTAAACTGGGCTCTGATGTATCCGCCCAGCTCCTGCTTGTGGATCTGCACTGCCTGTGTCTTCTTCTCCCCCATGTAACATCCAAAAAAAGCTTCCATTCACTTGTCATTTAGGTTGAATCTCAACACTGTTACACGTTCTTAGGCTGATACAAATCCTGCAAATGCTTATACAGTATGTGTCACTAGCAAACCTCAAAATTTCGAAAACGCGCAAAGCAGACTGGATTACACATGAGAGagattaggattttttttttttttcagtgtcacACGTTACCTTAACCCTAGAATTGACACAGCCCTCTGTGTTGCAAGTCCCATCTAAACACTTGTTAACAGATTAAGTGGCAGATTAGTGCAGCTACCCTGCACTTTAATCCAGTAATCCACCATCAAAGGGTCACAAAGAACCTTTTTTGAGCAGTAGTAAAAAGGGAGAGATGGAAGGAGAAGAATAATTGAGGGAGTGGGAAAGGATAGCCACGTTGTCTGAAATGTGACATGCGAGCGTAAACACATGAAAACAGTCCCACACGTGACCTACACATTAGCACTTTTAACCCAGTACTCACACGCCACGCTTTCTAAGAACTTGGCAGAGGAAAGAAACGTCCTTTTAATGTTGCTCTCACACTGCTGAGTCGATTTTtttgacacagacacacaattttAGACACACAGCctctttatgtatatttctcCTGCCTCCTAATGCTGTTTTGAACCTTATTTCACTCTGACAGGAATTATAGATGCACATGCTAACAGTTAATTCCCCAAGGCAGCATCACATTTTATGACACCAGAGGCAGGAAGTTGATCTTCGATGCGTAAAGAAAGGCACGAGCTAACAGCCGTGCTCAAATATGCGGCAATCTACATTCCTCTCATATTAAAGTTGAAAATGATACCAAGAATATGTCCATTTACCAGAAAAGACCTATTCTGAAAAAGACCCCTTAACTTTCTTCTCacttcaaatgaaagaaaatggcAGATGTTTCAATGGAACTTGGGTTAAGTTACCAGAGTCgacttaaagaaagaaagaaacaaaccgAAGGCAAGATTAGGTTTGATatgtcaaaaaataattacattaaattaaggAAGGAGGATCTTTATATTCAAAATGATCCctcttcagaaaaaaagaacccaTGGGTGTGTTTTACAGGCGAGTTATTGCGGACagtattaatatttatttttaggtgGAGACCTTTAGTGGCTGAAGTAATCATGACCGGAGTTAATTAGGATGTCAGTTGATGCAGTTCATAAAGTCACAAAGTCTGCAAAGGTTAAGGATGGATGGACAGGTGAAACTAAAACAGGGCCAACATTGAGTAATTTATCTGTCATACgtagatgtgtttttgtgttagaTGTGTTTTTATCATCTTGCGTGTTTTCAAAGGTAATACTCATTACTCATAACTCATTTATCATATCCAATTCATCATAAGCCCAAAAAAACACTATCTTTCCATTACTAACACACTAAAGCAAAAGATAAATTGTGAAATTAGCATCTGTatattacatttcaaaatgtattaatgctGTCTTGCCATGTAAAGAGGTACAACCATCGTATGGTGGCAGATACCTATGATGCTTGACAAGGACACATACAGTTTTTGCCAATCAGAAAGCCCCCTCCCTTATGTATGCACAGAGGCATATACAGCCCATGTACAAACCCAGATAATCAGTAGACCCCTCTCATCACCCCTTTGTTTTTTGCTTTCCCTCTTTAATATCCACTTTGCTTTAGCTCTCCTTTTGTCCGTATCTTTCGGTCTATGCATTATTCTTAAAGTGCAACGCCCTTTTGTCGGTTTTTCAGAGCAGCAATTTAGTCCGAGCAAGGGGCAGGGATAAGTACAATTCTGCCTTGATGACTCTAAATGGAAAGATTATCAAAATGAAAGGCAATTATTCCAACCCCACCCATCCATTACCGTTTTGTCCTCCACTCAATGCTTATGCTCCACCATCTTAGGCTATTCACTATTTCATTCAACCTGcactctttttgttcttttatgttCTCCATCCTCATTATGTCCTCCCCCCTTCAACATATTTACTCTTATTCCCTGTTTCGACCTTTCTCCTTTACCCTCCCTTCTCTTTACATACTAACCCCCCCGTCCCTGCCAAAACAAATCcattttcttacatttttctATTCTTCTGTTTTCCCATtccttctgcttctctttcCACTTCtcatcttctttcctctcttctcacCAAAAACACtgataaacacatttttccttcatttaaaaTGCCATAAAATATAACTATGTTGGGTGAAGTGTAAGTCAGCCAATGCATCTCGCTGGTGAAGTATTTTGTGCCAATTGTCTTTGTTATAGTTCAGATCCTTCCTGTGACCTTTGCTGCATGAGTtatcagacaccccccccccccgtgtctttgCTGTTACTCACCTCCGTTTTCACTCTAATGAAGCAAAAAAAGTCAGACGCCTTACAACACACCAGAGAGAACTGCTGGAGTTATCCTgaggctgccccccccacagctGACAGTGAATAATGGGCACAAAAAATAACCTCCTTGTCACAGTCTGTGCAAAACAGAGGGAGAATCTCGAGTTACGTGGTCACTCAGTctcattttgtctttcttctgcTCTCTATATTATTTGCTTCTTTCAAACCATTatatcattttaattttcttttcattacatgGTTCCAGCACACCAGAGATGTGAAGTGTGGGTTTCATGCTGTGTTCTTTCCACCTACCAgtcagccatttttttttttggcagtagAGTGTGATGTGTTTACCTGATACCCAGCCAGGCCGGCATTTCCTACAGGGACACCGAAAACCCTTCTGTGCCGTTGCTGAGTGTTCACATCCCCCTCGGCATAAACACAACACTAAATCTAACAGAAACAGTTAATGGGTACATAAATAATTGGGTTCTGGTGAGCCAATGGGCAGCTTTGGtttcagctttttgttttttactataTTCTTTCAAATAGGTTGCCTTGGGAGAGAAATAATTTTTGAAAACTTCAAACTGCTGAATCTTACAAAAACAattttcagcaccatggacagagacAACGGCCAAGCAGAGGCTACATCACATGGACTATGCCTAAGACTGACAAATAAAGTATAGTAGTGTTTATTGCAAATATGACCCATTGGATCAAAATACTTTAGAGGTCAAACAGTGAACATTCCAGGTGAGTATCATATGACCTCCAAGCCATTCTTCTCTGATGCCTGATCTGGTTTTCCGAACCGTCTGTTTGTTAATTTCATCTCTGCTCAATGTCACCGCAGGGCACCAATATTTTAACATATCTTCTCTACACATGAAATGAGATACCACACAATCTAATACGTGGAGGATTTTTGAGGGTGACACATGTTTCAAATGataacaaagacacacacacacacacacaaacacacactcctggACCCTCTCCTAAAGCAAAATGctttgaaacacagacacaattcTGAACATGAAACATGCCAGAGATGACGTAATGGTGGTTCATACTGCAGTCTGATTATACCTACATGTATGCACCCTTCATGGAAAATATCTGCACGTTTAGAGGGAAGAACTTTTTGCAGCGCGTTATTATACTGATCACAAGCCCCACAAGCCCATGTCTTTCTTTAAGCAGTGCAGCAGCGCCACTATGTGGGCATTTAAGATTGCACCAGGTTACATAAGATTTTAAAGGCCGTGCATGACATCATCTTGATATCCTATTACCTTAACTGATTATAAGCCTTGTTTGTCAACAAGCTACAACAATGGTGATCATGGTTGATTATGGTCTTTTTTAGACTATAATCCTTCCTTTGAACGCTCAGGTCCTTTTTTACCTGGAGCATCTTCTCCTTTAGTGGACCTTTTTTTACATCACATTCAGTGCACCAGCACTGGAAGAGACAGAGCTTTTGATGAAATGCAGGTGTTCTAGGAAGATTGCAATGACAAGAATCTACCAGCCAGGAAGATCAATAAAGCCAAAAAAAATGGATGTGGGGTTATTCATTGTATTTACATTGGTTCACCTTTTCATACCTTCGGCATTACCATTATTAGAGATGCTTTGTCCACTGTTCATCTTCCTGACGGACAAGAGCCTGGCCTGAGAGATCTCTCTGACGATGGCGGATAGACGATCCTTGCTGCCGGTGTGACTTAGAGGAGCGGCCTTAGACTCGCTATCACCACTGTCAATGCATCTGCCCATAGACTTGCTCTGCAGAAAAGCTCTAGTTAGGTTGATGACAACTTGAGGGAAACATCACTTACAATAAACTCAAATGACTTCATCGAAAAAATGTGATACATTTCACTGTCTGTATTCAAGCGAGTTCATATGTGCAACGTCAGGTACGCAAGCACAGAAAATGTTGAATTTCTCATTTACAAATTGAAACTAAACAGaataatcaaaatgaatgatgTGATGGGCACTTCTTACATTTCCATTTTGCTTGGAGAATCTGTAGATAGGCGGCAGAGAGTAAGCTTTCATTCTGTGAACAAAACAACTATAAGTAGATGATAGAGATTGCTTCAAACAACAATTAAACCTAAATTAATTTGAAATTAAAAGTTTGAGGTTCAACACTGAGTGTGTTTAAGACTGTACCTTGATGTGTATGCAAGTGAAATTGTAAGTATACGTTTGCTTTCTGATGATTTTTGTTTAATCATTCAATCTTTCTAAAGATTATTGAAACCATTCAGAAGAAAAGTTGTTGTGATTAATCTATATCTGTGTATATCTGTGTTTCTATATTTGCCcggaacagacaaaacaaactgtTTTAGGCCTCTCACACGTATGACAAACAGAAGAGGTTTCTGTCACTGAGAGATGCTGCCAAATCCTCCACAAACATACATAATAGGTTTGAGGAGCAAAATAGCCGCGTCAAACTGAAGGTTTTCTCATACTGCATATAGCTTACCCATTGACTCTCCTTGTCCCTCTGGGCTTTGTGAAGAGAAGATCACTGTAGGGCAGCTTTTTAAACCTTTCCCTTCCCACAGCAACATACAGCTGACCGCACTCCAGTTGATTCCCATCAGAAATCTGGTGGCCTTCATAGGTGTAGAgactgagaaagaaaaacaatgtccAAAACCCCACAGGGTCACATGGGTTGCAGAGAACTGTAATCATGACATGGCTTTGTGTGTCCACACATTCTGTGTTCATGAACCACAAGAAAACAAAGGTTAGTCCGTGTTAACTTTAGTAACCTGAGGACGTTTGAaggaaatatttttcttttcatattaaTATATGCAAATGTTAGCAGCAAAGTGCTAGAAAGTCTTTTAACATCATCTGATTTTGTTAAAGTTATAATATGCAGTTTTCCCGAAAATCTGTCAATAgaataatcaaaataatcaaTCATTACTGATTAAGTGTGTAGCTGTATCTGGAGAGAACCAGTCCTCTGTCTCCATTTCTCTTAAAATTTAGTCCATATAAAACGTGCAAGTATTTTGGAGCTGTAAGCCTACCTTCTGACCCCCCCGAAGACTCTCAATCCCATCTTCTCCGTGATCAGCTCCAATATTCTTTCAAACTGGCTGAGCATCCTCTGGTGGATTAACAGCCTCATGGCAGGATTCAGGAGATCACCATTTGATACCACACTAAGCAGAGAAAATATACATGTGGACACCGGTTAAATCAGGGATTCATTCATACGGAATACGAACAATCTGATTACACAGAAGGCAAAATCAAAGCAGTGTAAAATGGTAAGTTGGGAAATTTAACTTACAAAATTGTACACGGCTCCTTGATGGGTTTCAGAAATCGAGCTGACACAATAATTCGATTTGGTGGCAGTGGCTTGGCCTGGAAATAGTGAAATATGTCAAACATAAGGCTGCTCAAAGGTGATTTACAAGTTCTAAAGGCTCACTGGCAGATCAGTGTGTCCAGTTGGGATTTAAGGAGGACTCCTGCAAACCAGTACAAACGATGGAGACTTTTGCTTTAGGGACCGGCACTATCTGACCATTTAGGgcaggcttcttttttttcttctctttttgttgtgAGAGATAAACGGCACCAAGAAACAAGGTCGTGTGACATTAAAAGCTTTTGTCCCAggcagcaaagaaaaaagagctATCGTCCGCAGTAAAAGTAATCTGCCTctttctctgtgacatcagAAGAATGAACCTTCTGAAATCCTTTGAGGTTGTGAGATGGTAAGAAGTGAGCGATGCAGATCCTGCCCCATAATACCAGTAACCCActgggacacagagagagagagagagagagagagagagagataaggaAGGGGGTATATTAAAAGTTGTCTGGGGGCCTGTAAGAGCACCCAGACAACAGAGATGTGAAGAAGTATAATTCAGTAACTTACTTCATAAAAAAGCTGTTGGCAGCATTCAGAAGCCTACCAGTAAccggggggggcagaaggtCACAAAACGTGCATAATTGctaagtgaggggggggggggggggttgtaacaAACCTTgttgaatacaaaaaataatttgtcttGAAATCCTTCACCTAATTTTCACTGCGACACTTGTATGTgaacaacaaaccacagagaCTTTAATGACCCTCATAGCTAGTTTGTTCCAAGCAAGCAAGGTGAGGCTTGGATTACTCTTCAGGGAGCCATTATAGATGTACTGGGTATATTTTTCGATAGACAGTGAATCCCATAAGCACTTAATATTTGTGTAGAGCACGAAGGAAATGTCCATGTTTAAGTTTCTATTCACACATTATGTTTACCAGTCCAGGGAGAACCCGGTCTCTGCTGGCTGGGATTGGCCCTCTGAGAATAAGCAGAATAGAAGATGACAGACTGACTCACATTATGTTCAACAAAGCTGCTCGGACTCTTCTACACATCTCACACTCAATCCCATCCACAGAGGGCAGATCCTACATGCTGCCATGTGGAAGTCCCTTTGATTCTCCTCTCACTTAAACACTTCAGTAATCTACCATCATCCCTATTTATTGCAACCAGCAGGTTTGAGCACCTCCTGAAGTGGGTCCTCTCAAACCCATCGAATCAAACATAGAGCAGTGAAAGAGGGACATTTCAAGGTAAAAAGGAACATTAGAAGATCTTATAAGTACCTTAAAAAGGACGAATGTCCTTATAACAGGGACTACATTTTCCAAGCTGGGGTCACATAGAGAATGGTACATCTGGAGCTTCAGTGACCGTACTCTAATGAGCCCTTACTATAATGCTTCTAAATCAAAATAGGACGATATACAAACTTGCCAATCATCCAGCTGGAAAGGAGTTGTCATCATTATTCAACACAACCCGGCAGGTTAAGTGAGGTAGTGGGGGCAGGCAGGGCCCCTCATCAACAACTTTGGCCCTTTTTATGCTCGCCACGTaatcacaacaacagcaaactCTAGAGCCGCTCCCTATCAGTCCATGATTCACATATAAAGCAGAGAGTGGCCGGCCACATAAAGCTAATGCTCAATGGGGGGCGGAGTCTAAGAAAAAAAATTCCTAACAATGAGGTGGAATAAAATGACCATTAAAAAcctacatttattatttatattacaaAGCTAATCGTTTGGAGGAGGACCTCCAGTTGACTTTCAAAATAGAAACAACACACCTGtgaaccagttttttttctgctcttgttcaggctgagggggggggggggggggtgaccatGATCCATAAATCAATAATGCATGGCCATTGAGACAACAACAGAGTGATTATTCACCGTGAACAACAGAGAGCAAGGCTAAACATTACACCTTGCTTAAATGATCTTTCTATAAACACTATACTGGTACAAATCCGCATGGATCTTGCACTTAGTGGCAATTTCAATTTAAAGTTGGACTATTTCAGGATCCTGGAACTGGAACCAAATCTTGAAGACAACAGTCAATGAAGGGTTTGatacaacaaaaataataaatacaataaaagcaCGTTGTTTAGGCTAAGGCTTGGTTGCCCAATCCGCAGTGATTGAGTTTTCCCATAAGTTTTACTGGTAAAACTGAAGGAATTACACTCCAACAGGTGACCGTTTGATCTGGATGAATCAATGAGTCTTAAAGCAAAGACGCCCATGGAAACACAGCGCTATTAGCTGCATGTACTTCACCACTTTAGACAGTTTACTACATCCCAAAAGGACTCCATTGTACTGAGTTGATGCATGCATTATTTTGTGATCATCTTAAAGTCCATCTTAATTAAACAACACTTGTGCCTTACCTGCTGTGGAAGAGTCTGCATCATCTTCTTCCTTCTGGAACCAATCTGTAGGTAACTATTGACAAAACGTTCAATTTAACAGGGAACTCTGGAACTTCTTCTTTATATTGATAAAAAAGGGATAGGAATTTGAGTTTATAGTATGAAATATCAATCATCTGACGACATTGAGCACAGATCTCCCTGGTACACAGCCCTAACAAACGTGTTTTTATCCCTGTTTGGGTAAAAGTGATATAGCTCGTCATTCTGTGCAGTGAGAACATAAGCTGTAAGGAAGCAGGTAGTTAAGGAACCATTTGTGAAACAAGCACCTCTTGAGACCTGATTTTGCACACACTTCCCTTGTATTCATGCAACAGCATGGCATAAAACACGAGGAACGACACGCTGATGACTAAGTGCACTATAAATACAGTTCTGCAACAGATTGAGTAGAAAACTCACACATGCTCACGGGCTTGGTGACGTCAGTGACAGCACCCACAGAACACCTTGTCACCTCGCTACCTCACCACTGCACTCTATGAATAACTCACTGCACAAATCTCCTTATCTGCAGCCTAAGTCCACTGGGCCACAGCAGAGCACTTCTCTGGAGTGTGTCATGCTGTGACCCAGCACAGGAGGGGGAAAACTGCCGAGTCTTGGTTTTCCATTCGCTCTTCAGCGGCACGCAGTCCACGCAAAGCACCTGCATTCATGCCACATCTGGTTTACATACGCGCGACACGTGGGATTCATTCGAAATAAACAGTTGTGCCAAACTCACTCCAGCCTTTTGAATCGCTCCCTCCCGGCAGCGACGTACTGCTCCCCGCTCTGGAGGCTCTCCAAGCAGTCCACCTTGTGACCTCCTCTCGGCGTGTAGATGTTCCTCACCGCGCCGAACGGGGCTTGTATCCCGCCGGTCACCTCTCGCAGCAGAGTGTCGAAGTTGGCAACCCTCTTTTGGTTGACCACGATCCGGCGCGCATCGTAGTAAGGGTCCCCGTTTCGGTACATGAAAACGTTCTTCACGATCGGCTGTGACAGAAAGTTTGGCTTCCCCGAGCTCATCGTCGTGGTgcgtaaaaaaaagaggaagaagcagcGTGTCGGACAGAGACCTTTGTCACGTTAAAAGGGCATTAGGTTGATCCCAGTT is drawn from Pungitius pungitius chromosome 11, fPunPun2.1, whole genome shotgun sequence and contains these coding sequences:
- the LOC119198192 gene encoding doublecortin domain-containing protein 2-like isoform X2, with the translated sequence MSSGKPNFLSQPIVKNVFMYRNGDPYYDARRIVVNQKRVANFDTLLREVTGGIQAPFGAVRNIYTPRGGHKVDCLESLQSGEQYVAAGRERFKRLDYLQIGSRRKKMMQTLPQQAKPLPPNRIIVSARFLKPIKEPCTIFVVSNGDLLNPAMRLLIHQRMLSQFERILELITEKMGLRVFGGVRSLYTYEGHQISDGNQLECGQLYVAVGRERFKKLPYSDLLFTKPRGTRRVNGMKAYSLPPIYRFSKQNGNSKSMGRCIDSGDSESKAAPLSHTGSKDRLSAIVREISQARLLSVRKMNSGQSISNNGNAEDLESKNEDGNTEEETLQDQPAEEVETYSTIPADDATKGAEENAEIAADKEEDVAENTTEEEPSANEDEIKGNQENIGEKEEGEDKDKNTEKNAEKYGAAAGSEEVEEEVKKQQQEVVANESNSEVKCEETRSSSSNSDKIQHSDEKDDGGQTSCEGEKDEQEKTLEEETQDKDSEKGERSSEDQVNDEDTVNDQKETENRSGRTHSNNETEESGSGRYQREDVSKTKEAATKESEEAKKEVKGEVSGEDDEVLSGTELDNEENSDKDGEK
- the LOC119198192 gene encoding doublecortin domain-containing protein 2-like isoform X1, with the protein product MSSGKPNFLSQPIVKNVFMYRNGDPYYDARRIVVNQKRVANFDTLLREVTGGIQAPFGAVRNIYTPRGGHKVDCLESLQSGEQYVAAGRERFKRLDYLQIGSRRKKMMQTLPQQAKPLPPNRIIVSARFLKPIKEPCTIFVVSNGDLLNPAMRLLIHQRMLSQFERILELITEKMGLRVFGGVRSLYTYEGHQISDGNQLECGQLYVAVGRERFKKLPYSDLLFTKPRGTRRVNGMKAYSLPPIYRFSKQNGNSKSMGRCIDSGDSESKAAPLSHTGSKDRLSAIVREISQARLLSVRKMNSGQSISNNGNAEEDLESKNEDGNTEEETLQDQPAEEVETYSTIPADDATKGAEENAEIAADKEEDVAENTTEEEPSANEDEIKGNQENIGEKEEGEDKDKNTEKNAEKYGAAAGSEEVEEEVKKQQQEVVANESNSEVKCEETRSSSSNSDKIQHSDEKDDGGQTSCEGEKDEQEKTLEEETQDKDSEKGERSSEDQVNDEDTVNDQKETENRSGRTHSNNETEESGSGRYQREDVSKTKEAATKESEEAKKEVKGEVSGEDDEVLSGTELDNEENSDKDGEK
- the LOC119198192 gene encoding doublecortin domain-containing protein 2-like isoform X3, with the protein product MSSGKPNFLSQPIVKNVFMYRNGDPYYDARRIVVNQKRVANFDTLLREVTGGIQAPFGAVRNIYTPRGGHKVDCLESLQSGEQYVAAGRERFKRLDYLQIGSRRKKMMQTLPQQAKPLPPNRIIVSARFLKPIKEPCTIFVVSNGDLLNPAMRLLIHQRMLSQFERILELITEKMGLRVFGGVRSLYTYEGHQISDGNQLECGQLYVAVGRERFKKLPYSDLLFTKPRGTRRVNGMKAYSLPPIYRFSKQNGNSKSMGRCIDSGDSESKAAPLSHTGSKDRLSAIVREISQARLLSVRKMNSGQSISNNEDLESKNEDGNTEEETLQDQPAEEVETYSTIPADDATKGAEENAEIAADKEEDVAENTTEEEPSANEDEIKGNQENIGEKEEGEDKDKNTEKNAEKYGAAAGSEEVEEEVKKQQQEVVANESNSEVKCEETRSSSSNSDKIQHSDEKDDGGQTSCEGEKDEQEKTLEEETQDKDSEKGERSSEDQVNDEDTVNDQKETENRSGRTHSNNETEESGSGRYQREDVSKTKEAATKESEEAKKEVKGEVSGEDDEVLSGTELDNEENSDKDGEK
- the LOC119198192 gene encoding doublecortin domain-containing protein 2-like isoform X4, with the protein product MSSGKPNFLSQPIVKNVFMYRNGDPYYDARRIVVNQKRVANFDTLLREVTGGIQAPFGAVRNIYTPRGGHKVDCLESLQSGEQYVAAGRERFKRLDYLQIGSRRKKMMQTLPQQAKPLPPNRIIVSARFLKPIKEPCTIFVVSNGDLLNPAMRLLIHQRMLSQFERILELITEKMGLRVFGGVRSLYTYEGHQISDGNQLECGQLYVAVGRERFKKLPYSDLLFTKPRGTRRVNGMKAYSLPPIYRFSKQNGNSKSMGRCIDSGDSESKAAPLSHTGSKDRLSAIVREISQARLLSVRKMNSGQSISNNDLESKNEDGNTEEETLQDQPAEEVETYSTIPADDATKGAEENAEIAADKEEDVAENTTEEEPSANEDEIKGNQENIGEKEEGEDKDKNTEKNAEKYGAAAGSEEVEEEVKKQQQEVVANESNSEVKCEETRSSSSNSDKIQHSDEKDDGGQTSCEGEKDEQEKTLEEETQDKDSEKGERSSEDQVNDEDTVNDQKETENRSGRTHSNNETEESGSGRYQREDVSKTKEAATKESEEAKKEVKGEVSGEDDEVLSGTELDNEENSDKDGEK